The Mycobacterium sp. EPa45 genomic interval AACGCGATGTGGGCAATCTACGACGGCGACCGGGCCGAGCCGGGCTGGCTGACCACCTGCATCGCGGTCGCCAAAGCCGTGCAGGACTGAAAGCCAAGGGCCACAACAACTATCGAGGCGGGTCGCCGCGCCACATGAAGCTGTTGACGTACTTGCCCATGTCCTTGGCGATGTCGAGGTTCGCCGGTGACGGCGGTCCCGGCCCGTCGTCGGGCCCGAACTGGTGGAACGGCCCCACCGCACCGGCCACCAGAGCGAGGTCGTTCTTGACCGCGACGATCAGGAGGATGCGCAGGTGCTGCGCGTCAGTCGTGGTTCCCTTCGGCCAATCGTCAGCGACCTCGCCATACCCGGGTTGGTATCCCAGGATTGCGTTCGGCAGCTCGTAGGACGTCACCGCGTCGGAGAACATCTGACCCTTCAAGTCGGCGGCGACCTGGCGCGCGTCACGACCCCTCGCCGGCTCACTGAACAACCGCAAGGTCCCGCCGTCGCCGATGTTCAGTTCGGCCCGCACCCCGTTGGGTTCGGTGGTGACGTCGTAGGCGGTCCCCGGCGCCGGATACGACACCGAGAACGATCCGTCCGGAGCGAAGAAGCGGGGGTTGACCGCCACCGGCAACCCCGTCGGTGGACGACCGCAGTCGGGTGGGCAGTGGTAGGTGGTCGTGGTCGGCGTGATGCGGGTCGCGAGGACGCTCAGCGCCATCATCGCCGCCACCAAGACGACCACCCAGAGGCCGATCGTCACGAAGTAGGCCGGGCTGCGTTCCCGGCGGGCCCGGTAGTCGCCTGCTGGTACCGCGTAACCGCTGAACGACTCGGCATCGTCGGAGAATGTCGTCGTGTCGTTCATCGGCGCAACGACTTCAGGACGAGGAGAGCCTTGACCAGGTTGTCGACGTTAGGCGTGCCCAGGCCGGTGATCATGTCGTAGCCGGCCATCACCGGAGTCACCGCGTTGGCACCGAGAAAGATGTCCCGGAAGGCGGGGAACTGGGCGCCGCCGGCGATTTCGTACAGCAGCGGGTTGAAATCGCCGAGCTGCCCCAGCCCGCGCGCGGTGAGAAATTGATTCATCACCGCGGCCATTCCGGCCCAGATCGGCGCGGCCTGCGAGGTGCCCCCGCCGACGAGTATCTGCCCGTTGAATACGAACTTCACCCCGGTGAACGGATCGGCCACCGCCGCAATGTCAGGGACCAGTCGCTTGTCGTGCGGGCCGGTCCGCATTCCGATGTCCTGCCAAGACGGCCGCGCGAACAAGACGGATGCGCCGCCGCCGCTGCCCTGGGTCAATGGGACGTCGTACCAACCCTGTTCGGCCAACCATTGGCCCTGCGAGTCGGTCGACAGCGTGGTGCCTCCGACTCCGGTCACCTCCGGCAGGGACGCCATGACGTCCACGCCGTAGTCGTCGGGGCTCGGCGGATCGGACCAGGTCTTGCCGCCTTTACATTCCAGGCCTGCCAGATCCCCACTGGCGACGAAGGCCGTCGTCCCGTGGCGCTGCGCGCGGGCCAGCGCCGACCGCACCGGCGCCAGATCCGCACGAGCGAGCAACCGATCGCAGCCCCAGCCGATCGAGAAGCTCCACACCGCGCCCGGATACCTGTGGTCGACGTCCTCCATCAGCTTTCCGAGCTTCACGTACGGCGCGTCGCCTTCGGCGGTGGACCGAGCGTTGACCAGAACAATCTTCGCCGAGGGCGCTATCACGTGGGCGAACTGGACGTCCATGGTCGCCTCGCCGCGCCGCTCCGGCGGCATCTCGCCCATCACCTCCACGCTGAGCGGCGGCAGGGAGAACCACTCGGAGAACCTGTCCAGGTCACGCTGGTCGACACCGTCGAAGGTGAAGACGACGACGGTCTGGCCCTTACCCGTGTAGCCGGCGGTGGTCAGCGGGATGGCGTTATAGGCGGTGAGCAACTCGGTTGGCGCGAGCCCGGCATTGGGGACATCCAGCGGCGGGGTCGGCGGCAGGCCCTCATGAAATGGTGTGTAGCCGAGGATCCGGCCCAGCTCGGTCACTTCGCCGCTCAGCTGGGGCGGGACGACGGGCTGTTGAGGCGACGCGTAGAACAGGACCCCGTTGTTGCGGCGGTAGTCGTGCACAGCGACGTCGAGGGCACGGGCCACCGCGCGGGGTGCGCCCTCGACGACTGCCCAGGCGTCG includes:
- a CDS encoding S8 family serine peptidase, with translation MLRRLWHRRRQGRPLTPLLATLVMVMVVFAADRPTPPLPYNVIAGPFARLLAQSVDLGPARTQDVQLTVELRSPTRPAALTDWAAMHDLRVHWRDGDAWAVVEGAPRAVARALDVAVHDYRRNNGVLFYASPQQPVVPPQLSGEVTELGRILGYTPFHEGLPPTPPLDVPNAGLAPTELLTAYNAIPLTTAGYTGKGQTVVVFTFDGVDQRDLDRFSEWFSLPPLSVEVMGEMPPERRGEATMDVQFAHVIAPSAKIVLVNARSTAEGDAPYVKLGKLMEDVDHRYPGAVWSFSIGWGCDRLLARADLAPVRSALARAQRHGTTAFVASGDLAGLECKGGKTWSDPPSPDDYGVDVMASLPEVTGVGGTTLSTDSQGQWLAEQGWYDVPLTQGSGGGASVLFARPSWQDIGMRTGPHDKRLVPDIAAVADPFTGVKFVFNGQILVGGGTSQAAPIWAGMAAVMNQFLTARGLGQLGDFNPLLYEIAGGAQFPAFRDIFLGANAVTPVMAGYDMITGLGTPNVDNLVKALLVLKSLRR